A single window of Carassius gibelio isolate Cgi1373 ecotype wild population from Czech Republic chromosome A19, carGib1.2-hapl.c, whole genome shotgun sequence DNA harbors:
- the si:ch211-288g17.4 gene encoding uncharacterized protein si:ch211-288g17.4 — protein MNKSLAVLILAVLLFKGVDNVSLTDEDYEMTDKLFTLGAEAFLKYLDNLKGAAEELVEKNEFKKTGTDLQDLWISVKEMIKKISAEEEAKGRDRFLVALKIFHRLGTLYQDGMFQLLGTFPRNSWIDRELGMFKGIFKKEKVVELWKYVESNYLPGAPPIYSDPLGLLVYLLSKLGAQPQVAKILKVAMEVGETDINQLFEEVEMAVQLVREKAVEISTLERQTEKDEFLITLRTASGVLAFYWDKLLEYTESQPFHNKYLAAVRRWKEMSVLKDTEKYHVIYSPETGLKAWTWADERFSDLFDNAALEYDRWGNGIFGDERFNQSSWAIMKMVTVYPLPIYERLSENGLGMSEVNDFFIDTENTLTDLLGEDILFNLKAVIYEIWNIISNEIFHVSINKKNQITSNVEYEDPLRHLRKIKETCFAIWDRVLSEMNRQIKNVGHKELASRWDEVKRIFIKELTDSGEITQEKLDEAQKSLNSVTQMFFDKYVKMIDGLEERISASTEIIGKVMLMAIFTTDSVLVNLASLISN, from the exons ATGAATAAGTCACTAGCGGTCTTGATCTTAGCTGTCCTGCTCTTTAAAG gTGTGGACAACGTCAGCCTAACGGATGAGGACTATGAAATGACAGACAAACTCTTCACGCTGGGAGCTGAAGCGTTTTTGAAATACTTGGACAATTTAAAAGGGGCAGCAGAAGAGCTTGTGGAAaaaaatgagtttaaaaaaaCAGG TACTGATTTGCAAGACTTGTGGATTTCTGTGAAGGAGATGATCAAGAAGATCAGTGCTGAGGAAGAAGCTAAAGGACGTGATCGTTTCCTTGTAGCACTGAA GATTTTTCACAGGCTGGGTACACTTTACCAAGATGGTATGTTTCAGCTCTTAGGGACATTCCCCAGAAACAGCTGGATTGACCG AGAATTAGGCATGTTCAAAGGGATCTTCAAAAAGGAGAAAGTGGTGGAACTCTGGAA ATATGTGGAATCAAACTACCTTCCAGGAGCTCCACCAATCTACAGCGATCCCTTGGGGCTCCTCGTTTACCTTCTGTCTAAGTT GGGGGCACAGCCACAAGTGGCTAAGATCCTAAAAGTTGCTATGGAAGTTGGGGAGACAGACATCAATCAACTTTTTGAAGA AGTGGAAATGGCTGTGCAACTTGTCAGAGAGAAGGCCGTGGAAATTTCTACCTTAGAAAGGCAGACTGAGAAGGATGAGTTTCTAATAACATTGAG AACTGCATCTGGAGTTCTTGCATTTTACTGGGATAAACTATTGGAATACACTGAGAGCCAGCCATTCCATAACAAGTATTTAGCTGCTGTACG GAGGTGGAAGGAGATGAGTGTGTTGAAAGATACTGAAAAATATCACGTGATTTATAGCCCAGAAACGGGACTTAAAGCCTGGAC TTGGGCAGATGAGCGTTTTAGTGATCTTTTTGACAATGCTGCCCTAGAATATGATCGATGGGGTAATGGGATTTTTGGAGATGAGAGATTCAATCAATCCAGCTG GGCCATTATGAAGATGGTGACAGTATACCCTCTTCCAATTTATGAAAGATTGTCTGAAAATGGCCTTGGGATGTCTGaagttaatgatttttttattgacaCTGAAAACACTCTAACTGATTTGTTAGGTGAAGACATCTTGTTCAATTTGAA GGCTGTGATTTATGAAATATGGAATATTATTAGTAATGAAATTTTTCATGTTTCCATAAACAAGAAAAACCAAATTACATCAAATGTGGAATATGAGGACCCACTGCGACATTTACG CAAAATTAAAGAGACATGCTTTGCCATCTGGGACAGAGTTCTCTCTGAGATGAACcgacaaattaaaaatgttggaCACAAAGAATTAGCAAG CCGCTGGGATGAAGTGAAGAGAATTTTCATTAAAGAGTTAACTGACAGTGGAGAAATAACTCAAGAGAAGCTTGATGAAGCACAAAA AAGCCTTAATAGTGTCACACAAATGTTCTTcgacaaatatgtaaaaatgatCGATGGTCTGGAGGAAAGGATCAGTGCTTCCACTGA AATTATTGGCAAAGTGATGCTGATGGCTATTTTTACCACAGATTCGGTCCTGGTTAATCTGGCCTCTCTGATCTCTAATTAA